AATCTTCTTTTCTCATTTTCCAGTACATATCCCAAAATGGCTTACCTTGCGCATTAATTAAACCAGTACCAGAAATACTAGCCTTTTGTTGTTTAAGTATATTTATTAAAGCTGCAGGCCATTTCATTTCTATCCCTGCAACTCTTGTATCAATCTCTGGATAATCCCTTATGTTCTGACTACCAATAATTTCTACGCCTTGCTCAATTTTAAGGTTTACACCTGTTTTTACAAATAAAGAACCTGTTAGGTATTTTCCCTGTGCGAAAACAACTGTTCCTCCGCCTTTTGCGGCGCAATCATCAATTGCACTTTGAATGGTTTTTGTATTTAGTGTTTTTCCATCGCCAATGGCACCAAAATCATTTACCTTAACTATTTTATTTTTAAAGACAAGCGCTTTGGAACCTACTTTATTTACCCAATTTGGAGCTTTAGGTTGAGCAATAACGGAAATGCTAGAAAAAAATAATGCTAAAAGCATCAAGTGAAATATGCGTTTCATAAACAAGAATATATTTGATTTGCTAAACAATAAGCAGCATTTGAGCCGTTATTGATAGATGCTGTTAAATTAGAAAGAATTACACGGTCAACCGTCCTGTATTGTCCTGCTCGTTTAAACTGTTCGGTTACCGTAAAATTATTAGTAATACTAACTCAATTCTCAATTTAAAATCACATTTTTGCAAAAATTATTATTAAAATAAATGCAGAGTTACTCCGAATTTCTTGATCTAAGTGTTGGTTTCCCTCAAGAGGGTTTCGATGTTATAGATGATGAATTGTATTTTCAGGATTTAAACCTGATGGAAATGATAGAAACCTATGGTACACCATTGCGTTTCACTTATTTGCCTTTGGTAAGCAAAAAGATTCAGCAAGCCAAATTGTTGTTTCAAACAGCTATTATCAAAAATAACTATCGTGGCGATTACAAGTATTGCTACTGTACCAAAAGCTCGCACTTTCGCCATATTGTAGAGGAAGCTTTAAAAAACGGCATTCACTTAGAAACTTCATCGGCTTTTGATATGCCAATGATTGAGGCTTTGGAGAAAAAAGGCTCTTTAACTAAGGATATCACGGTAATCTGTAATGGTTTTAAAACCTACCAGTACAAAACGTACATTATAGATATGTTGCATGATGGTTATAAAAACATCATCCCTGTACTGGATAACAAGGAAGAATTTAACCTTTATGATGATGAGATTGAGATGGATACACCTTGTAACTTAGGTATTCGTATCGCTGCAGAGGAACAACCAGATTCGCAATTCTATACATCTCGTTTAGGTGTACGTATGGAAGATGTAATCGAATTCTATAACAATAAAATCGCTGGCAATCCTAACTTTAGGGTTAAGTTATTGCACTTTTTCATCAATTCTGGTATTACCGATTCTCCTTATTATTGGAACGAGTTAGAGAAATATGTAACGCTTTATTGCAAGTTCAAAAAGATTAATCCAGAGTTAGATACTTTAGATATTGGTGGCGGTATGCCGTTTAAAGATAGCTTGGTATTTGATTTCGATTACGAATATATGGTGAACGAAATCGTTAAACGTATCAAAGAAATTTGTGCAGAACACGATGTAATTGAACCAGACATCATTACAGAATTTGGAAAATATACTGTTGCTGAAGCCTCGGGAATTTTATATAAAGTTTTAGGGCGTAAACAACAAAATGACCGTGAAAAATGGTTAATGTTAGATGGTTCTTTCATCACTAACTTACCAGATGTTTGGGCATTAAACCAGAAATACATTTTATTGCCAATTAATAATTACGACGCTGAATATGAGCGTGTAAACTTAGGTGGTATTACTTGCGATGGGCAAGATTACTATAACCAAGAAGCACACATGAACAGTGTATTTATGCCGAAAACTCGTAAAGTTCAGTATTTAGGCTTCTTTAATACCGGCGCTTATCAAGAGGTTTTAAGTGGCTATGGCGGTATTCATCATTGTTTGTTACCAAGTCCGAAACACGTAATCATTCGCAGAAACAGAGATGAAACTTTCAATTTCGAGGTTTTTGGCGAAGAGCAAAATAGTAAACAGGTTTTAAAAATTCTAGGTTATACTTCATAAATAAGTAGAAAGACCAAAGCTTAAAGACTAAAGCGAAATGCTTAATTCATATCAAAATCCTTCTCATAATTGAGAGGGATTTTTTTTACACCAAATCGTCATTGCGAGGTTCTGTTTTTCACAGACCGAAGCAATCTCCTTGCTGTCTGTCAGTCTGGACGTACTGTCCCGAATTTTCGGAAGTCGAAGACCTAGAAAAGCAACATCCCTGCTAATGGAAAAATCCAGTCCCGCCCTCGCTACAATCTTTTTTGTGCTCTTTTGAAGTCACCTACTGAATATAAACAGAGTGCAAATATTCATCGGATGCCTAAATTGGCTCAACAAAAAAGTATTTCCGCTAAGTCGGGTTTAGAGAACATAAGCTTGTGCAGCTATTGCAGTGCTAAAGCAAAAAAATCACCCCATTATGCCCGTCGGTTAAAACCGACGGCAATGAAATCAAAGCGATTTAAAATGTTCTAAAGGCTATGCAATATGCAATTCATTGCCGTTGGCTTCAGCCAACGGATTAAGAAGCGATTCAATTGGCTTTAGCCACATCAAGCTTTGACAATTTCCCATATACACCTTACTGTCAATTTTTTAGAGAGAACAATTCAAATAATTTCTATATCTTCAATTTCCCTATTTAAATTTATACCGTAAACATTTTACCTATGCTTAAAGAGGTTAACTTAAATAAGGTTTTTGTAATAGATATCGAAACTGTTCCGCTTTATCAGTTTTTTGAGGAGATGCCCGAACAGATGCAGTCGCTCTGGGATACCAAAACTCAGTTGCTTAGAAAAGACGACAAAACACCTTCAGATTTTTATGAAAGAGCAGGTATTTGGGCAGAGTTTGGTAAAATAATCTGCATCAGCGTTGGATTTTTCCATAACCAAAAAGGCGAACTTCATTTTAGGGTTAATTCTTATTTTGGGCACGATGAGGCTGATGTTTTAAAGCAATTTAATGAGTTAATGGCTAAACAACCCAAAGACCAGATTCTTTGTGCACACAATGGAAAAGAATTTGATTTCCCCTATTTATGCAGACGTATGTTAGTTAATGGGATTGATATTCCTGTCCAATTACAAATAGCTGGCAAAAAACCATGGGAAATCTTACATATCGATACCATGGAACTCTGGAAGTTTGGTGATTATAAAAACTATACTTCCTTAAATTTATTGGCAGCCATCTTTAACATTCCAACACCAAAAGATGATATTGATGGCAGTATGGTTAAAGATGTTTATTACCAAGAAAAAGATTTACCAAGGATTGTAACCTATTGCCAAAAAGATGTAATTACAACCGCACAAATTTTATTACGTTTTAAAGGTTTGCCGTCAATTCCAGCAGAAAACATTACAATTGTACCCTATAAGGCATAAATAAGATAGCCGCAGATTCGCAGATTATAAATCTTGTAATTAATAAATTTGTCGCCAAAGGACAAAGTCAGTTTTTTTGGACCGACAAAAATATGGGCATAATCTTAAAATCCCAGAGGGATTGAATATTTATAGCCGCATAAATGTATCAAAATGTACGACCCCAGCTGTGGTCGCATAACATTATTAATAATTTCTAAAATATTTGACCTCTCTGAGGTCATCATGGAAACTTTTGTTCTCCAATAATAATTACCTATAATTTTTCTTAATCTGCGAATCTGCGGCTAAAAAATTATTTTCATCCTTGCAATAAAATTGATTGGCTAAAATCGGCTATAAATATTACCTTAGTAACGCATGTTAAAAGTAAAAGAATTAGCCATTTCCTTTTTTAACCGAGAAGAAAAAACTTGGAGCGAAGCTGTACACAAAGTAAGTTTTAACCTAGAAAAAGGTAAGGTCTTAGGTATTGTAGGTGAGTCTGGATCAGGGAAATCTGTTACCTCTTTTTCTATCATGCGTTTACATGATTCTAAAAACACCGAGATTACAGGGGAGATTGATTTTGATAACATTAGTTTATTAAATCTTTCAGACAATGAAATAAGGAGCTATCGTGGCAATAAAATGGCGATGATTTTTCAAGAGCCGATGACTTCGTTGAACCCAGTTTTCACCTGTGGTTCACAAGTTCAGGAAGCAATCATCTTGCATCAAAAGGTAGACAAGGAGAAAGCAAAAGCACAAACTATCGCGTTGTTTAAAGAAGTTCAATTACCAAGACCAGAAAATATCTTTGATAGTTACCCACATCAATTATCTGGAGGCCAAAAACAAAGGGTAATGATTGCGATGGCTTTAAGTTGCAATCCCGAATTACTCATCGCTGATGAACCAACCACGGCCTTAGACGTTACGGTTCAGAAAACAATTTTAGAGCTCTTATTGCGCTTAAAAGACGAGCGTAACATGGGGTTGATTTTCATATCTCATGATTTAGCTGTTATCAGTGAAATAGCTGATGAGCTTTTAGTAATGTACAAAGGAAATATTGTAGAGCAAGGTTCTGCCAAAGAAATATTCGAAAACCCTCAACATCCCTATACAAAAGGACTTTTAGCTTGCCGACCAGCACCACAACGTAGACTAAAAAAATTGCCTATAGTAGCAGATTTTTTAAACGAAGATAAAGCAGTTAACGTTCAGCATTTACTTGAAATCAACAGTTATACCAACCAAGAAATTGAGCAAAGACGACACAAATTATATACCCAAAAACCTTTGTTACAAGTCCAAAACTTGTGTACTTGGTATCCCATCAAAAAAGGATTGTTTGGCAAAACCACTTCTTATGTAAAAGCAGTTGATGATATCTCTTTTGACGTTTTTCCTGGAGAGACTTTAGGTTTGGTTGGCGAATCTGGCTGTGGCAAAACCACTTTAGGAAGAAGTATTTTGCGATTGGTAGAACCAACCTCTGGAAAAGTAATTTTTGATGGCACAGACTTAACCACTTTAGGCAAAGCTGATTTAAGAAAAATGCGCAAAGATGTACAAATCATTTTCCAAGACCCTTATTCATCCTTGAATCCGAAAATTACCGTTGGTAATGCAATAATGGAGCCTTTGCAAGTTCATCAAGTTTTCAAAACTGATAAAGAAAGAAAAGCTCACGTTTTAAATTTATTAGAAAAGGTAAACCTAAATCCAGAACATTTTGACCGTTATCCACACGAGTTTTCTGGCGGTCAACGACAAAGGATTGTAATTGCAAGAGCCCTTGCTTTACAGCCTAAATTTATTATTTGTGATGAATCAGTTTCTGCATTAGATGTTTCTGTACAAGCTCAAGTATTGAATTTACTGAGAGAATTACAACAAGAATTTGGACTAACCTATATTTTCATTTCCCACGATTTAGCGGTGGTTAAACACATCTCAGACCGCATGATTGTAATGAACAAAGGAAAAGTTGAGGAAGAAGGTTTCCCTGAAATTATTTACAATTCTCCAAAAGCGGAGTATACCAAAAAATTGATTGAAGCTATTCCAGGTAAAGAAAGTATGGTAGGTTAAGCTCCCTTTAATAGGATTTTAAGATTGAATGATTTTAGGATGCTACTTAACCTTAAACCTCGAGAACGTACTCGAAATACCAAATCTCATAAATGCATATTTGTCTTTAAAATAAATATTATAAGGGTCTTCTCCGTAATAACCAAAACTTGCCATTAAAAATACATTTTGCATAAACGGCAAACTATAATTGGCAGATGTTTCTATATTTAGCCTCCTTTTAGGAGCAAAAAAATCTTGATTGGCATATTTATTAACCGCATAAGAGAACTGTCCGTTAAAACGCCAAGTTTCTTTTTCTAATGTATTTTTACCACCAGTATTTGTTTTACTTATCTTTTTCCAACCACCTCTTTGTCCGCTATAAATTTGGTAAATCCTAAAAGAGAAATCATAATTTAATCTGGTAAAGCCATAATCTCCAACTAATGCTGATTCAAAATTAAACCATTTGTGCCATTCTAAGCCAACTTTATGGTTGTAAGAATAATAAATCTCTGTCGGCGATTTGGCGTCTGTAAAATTCCCGAACCTATAAGCGGCAGTTAAATAATTGGTGTTGAAATTACCTGTTTTTGTATTTATTGACCCATCCGTAAGAACTGCATCTCCATCTTGGCCGTTAGAATGGTGTGTGAAACTGAGCTGTGCGTATTTATATTTTTTAATTTCATCATTTAACCTTACGTAAAATGTTCCACTCAGCTTAAAACTTGGTGTTCTAACTCCAGCAGATTTATCACTCCTCACTCTTGCTGTAAAATCTGGATTAAAGGAAAATGCAACAGGCAAACTTCTAGGTGCAAATAACATATAAGTAGTAGTTAGCTTTCCATTAAGCACATAACTTGAAGGTGCTCCTATTTCGCCACCAGGCGATGTGTAAGACATTTCAGTGTTTTCTTTATACAATGAAGTATAACCTAAATTGAGTTTTTGCTTTTTTTCATTCAATGAATCGATGGTTTCATTTTGAGCGAAAGCACCTAAGGATAACAGTAATAGGATTGATAATAATATTGATTTTTTCATTCTGCGTATTTGTATAAGTTACGTTATCTAGGCAACCGGAGTTTTTATCACTGGTTTTTATTTATAAACCCGATTGCAGTGAATGCCGATTCTTCATCGGCAGCAACGTAAAGCGGGACTAACATTCCTATAAAACACGAACATTGCTTTTCAAAACAAAAACATATAATTCTTGTGTTATAGAAACGTTATTTATTTGAAAAAATACTACAAGCTTAATATACAATTACTATCTTCGATATTATACGAAACTAGCTATGGCAAAAAACAAAAACTCACAATTTAAACTCGTTTTAACACAGATGATTAGTGATATATTCGAGAAAAACAAAAATGTGGCACTAAACCACAAACAAGTTGCTGCCAAGCTAAATTTAAGTGATAAAGCTGCTGTTGATACCATTTTAGAAGTATTAACAGAACAAACTGAAAACGGACTTTTCATTCGTCCGGAACGTGGAAAATTTAGATTAAAAGAACAAAAAGTATTTATCACCGGCAAAGTTGATATGACTGCAGATGGTTCTGCCTTTATTGTTCCAGATGATGAATTTGAAAAAGATATTTTCGTTGCACCACGCAAACTCCGCAATGCTTTACATGGAGATATTGTTAAAGTTCACGTTTTTGGTAAAAAAACCAGCGGACGTAGAAATGAAGGTGAGATTGTAGAAATTATAACCAGAGCAAAAACAGATTTTATTGGTGTTGCTAAAGTTTCTGAACGTTTTGCTTTTATTATACCAGACGACCGCAAAATGTTGCACGATATTTTTGTGCCATTGAGCGATTTAAACGGTGCTAAAAATGGTCAGAAAGTGCAAGTTAGCATTACAGATTGGCCAGAAGGAGCAAAAAATCCGATAGGAAAAATCATCAATGTTTTAGGTACGCAGGGCGAAAATGATACCGAGATGAATGCCATCTTAGCTCAATATGGTTTTCCTTTAAGTTTTCCTGCTGAAGTAGAAAAAGAAGCCAACGCTATTCCTGAAACAGTTAGTGAAGCTGAAATAAATGAAAAAGGCAGAAAAGATTTTAGAGATACCGTTACTTTTACGATCGACCCTGCTGACGCGAAAGACTTTGATGATGCCATTTCTTTCAAAAAATTACCTAACGGAAATTATGAAGTTGGTGTTCACATTGCCGATGTTTCTCATTATGTAAAACCTAACAGTGCATTAGATAAAGAAGCTTATGAACGTGCCACATCTGTTTATTTGGTTGACAGGGTAATACCAATGTTGCCTGAAAGATTAAGTAACGGTGTGTGTTCTTTGCGACCAAATGAAGATAAATTATGTTTTGCTGCCGTTTTTGAATTAGATGAGGAAGCAAATATTAAAAGTGAGTGGTTTGGAAGAACAACGATACATTCTGATAGGCGTTTCAGTTATGAAGAAGCACAAGAAGTTATTGAAACAAAGGAAGGAGATTATGCAGAGGAGATTTTAAAACTGAACGAACTAGCTTACATTTTACGCGATAGAAAGTTTAAAAATGGGGCCATCAGTTTTGAAAGCACTGAGGTTAAATTTAAATTGGACGAACGTGGAAAACCAATTGGTGTTTATGTAAAAGAACGTAAGGATGCTCATAAACTCATTGAAGATTTTATGTTGTTGGCCAACAAAAAGGTAGCAGAATTCATCGCTAAAAAAGGCAATGGAAAAAGTAAATATACTTTTGTTTATCGTTCTCACGATTCTCCAAACCTAGAAAACCTAAACAATTTCGCCACTTTTGCTTCTCGTTTTGGTTATAAAGTAAATACCAAAACAGATAAGGATATAGCAAAATCCCTAAATTTCTTAATGGCAGACGTGGAGGGTAAAAAGGAACAGAATATGTTAACCCAGTTAGCCATTCGTTCTATGGCGAAAGCAATTTATACCACTAAAAAAACAAGTCATTATGGTTTAGCATTTGACCATTACACACACTTTACCTCTCCTATTCGTCGTTACCCCGATGTAATGGTGCATCGCCTGTTGGCCTTATATTTAGATGGTGGTCGTTCGGCAAATGCCGAAGAATATGAAACGGCAAGTTCTCACTCATCTGCTATGGAAAAACGTGCTGCTGATGCGGAAAGAGCTTCTATTAAATACAAACAAGCAGAATATTTGATAGATAACATCGGTAGCATTTATACAGGGATTATTTCTGGAGTTACTGAATGGGGAATGTATGTTGAGATTTCGGAAAATAAATGTGAGGGAATGATTCGCTTGAGAGACATCACCGATGATTTTTATGTTTGGGATGAGAAAAATTATTGCATCGTTGGTCAACGAAAACATAAAAAATACCAATTGGGAGATGAAGTACAAGTAAGGGTTAAAAAAGTTGACCTTTCTAAACGCCAAATCGACTTTTCATTGATACAAGATTAAGAGATGAAGAGACTTTTTGTAATCGTTTTTTTCATCTCATTTATAAACACTGTAAAAGCTCAAGTTTTACAAGGTAAAATAGTCGACGAAACAACTGGAGCAGGAATTCCATTTGTTTCTGTTGGGATACTAGGTACCAATAGCGCAACTGTGAGTAATGAAAGTGGAGACTTTATCTTAAGAGTAACTAGTTACCCAATAAAATTGAGGTGTAGTCATGTAAGTTATCTTTTGGCAGATTTATCCTTAAATGAAAATCCAACTAATTTAGTCGTTAAGCTGAAACCAGCTAGCATTTCGCTGAATGAAGTTACTATAGACCCTTACAAAGGCCAAAGATTGGTTAAAGCAGCACTCGAAAAGGCAAAAGGTTTTGCGGGGATAAATTTTTATGCCAATGCGTTTTATAGGCAATTGACAACCGTTAATAATAAGCCAAGTCAGATTTATGAGTTGTTTTATGATTTAAAATGGACAACAGCTAGAGTACAAGGCTGGGCAGCAAAACAAAGTAGGTTTGCTGAATTAAATGAGGAAGTAGCTTTCTCAATGAGCAATCAATCTTATTTAACTTTTTTATATTCTGGTTATCTCTTGCCAGAAAAGGGTGGTAAATTTGTAAGCTTAGCAACCCTTTCAGATTATCAAATATCAATTGATAAATACATAGAACAAGAAAATCAAAAGATTGCTGTAGTAACTTGTAAATACAAAAAAGGGAATAGAAATACTTATTATGTTAATTCAATCTATTACATCGGCATGGATGATTTTGGTATTTACAGATTAGAAAATAGTTTATTTAATTTACCAATGAGATTTTCAGAGGCCAGTCCAAAATATCCACCATTAGCAACAACAATTGCTACATTTAATGGTTTCGGTCGTCTTTTCCCAGTCTTAGAAAGTGTTTCAACCAAATTAAACTTAAGCCTTAAAACAGGCCGTCAAAATTTAAATACTTCTGTGAGTTCTTTGCTAACAGTATTTAACATTGATGACAATTTAAAAAATCAACAGTTCGAAACTTTAAATAGAAAAACACAAGATAAAAGTGTCATAGAATCTATAAGATATGACGCTGCATTTTGGAAAAGCAACCCAATTGTAAAACAAACTACATTAGAAGATTCATTTATTAAAATGATGGAAAGCAAGTCTGCTTTTGGCACCATGACTAACCCGTAAACATCTATGAGAAAGTTTTTGGCCATTTTATCTAGTTTACTCCTATTCGTATTTCAACTCTCGGCACAAAATATTCAGGGAACAGTTGTTGATGAGTTTACAGGAAAAGGCATTGCATTCGTATCTCTTGGCATAATCGGAACAAATTTAGCCACAACAATTACTAATGAAAATGGAGAGTTTGTGATTAAGGTTGAAAGCTACCCAGCAAAAGTGAGATTTAGCCATGTTAGCTATCTACTTGGAGAAACCGATTTAATACAACCTAACCAATCTAAGCTAATAATTAAGCTAAAACCAGCCATCACTAACTTAAACGAGGTGATTATCAATGCTAATAAAGCCGAAAACTTATTAAAAGCTGCACTTAAAAAAGCTAAGGACAATTCCAGTAAACAAATCTATTCCAATGCTTTTTACAGGCAATTAACAAGTATAAATGATAAGCCTAGCAAAGTTTATGAGATGTTTTACGATTTGAAATGGAATACTAAAGCAGCAAAGGGTTGGATAGTTAAACAAACACGATTTGCAGAAGATACCGAACAAAGTGAATTTGCTATTGCTAATCAATCTTTTTTAACCTTAATTTTTAGTGGGGTTCTATTACCTGAGGATGAAGGCAAATTCATAAATTTGCAGACCTTAAAAGAATATGAAATTACCATCGAAAAATATATTGAACAACCAAACCAAGATATTGCAGTGATAACTTGTAAATTCAAAAGTCCAAGAAGAAAGTTATTTTATGTAAACTCTACCTATTATGTGGGCACAAAAGATTTTAAAATATATAGGCTAGAAAATGATATTTTTAATATCCCTATGGATTTTCCAATAACCATAGTAAAAATACCACCCTTTTTAAAAACTGTTGCGACTTTCAATGGAGACGGCAAGGAATATCCAGTTCTTGAAAGTATCTCTACAAAGCTCACTCTTTCAATTAATTACGGAAAATCACTAGCTAATATTAATGTAAATTCTTTATTAACAGTATTTAATGTAGATGAAAATTTAAAAAAACAAAATTACAAATCATTGGATTCTAAAACACAAGATCAGAAAACAGTTCAGTCTGTTAAATACGATGTTACATTTTGGAAAAATAATCCAATTGTAAAACAAACCACCTTAGAAGACTCATTTATAAAAATGATGGAAAGCAAATCTGCTTTTGGCACCATGACTAACCCATAAACAATGCACAGTCCTATACAACTACAACAAATCATAGAAGAAGCTATACCCAAAATAGAATATCCTCAACACCCAAAAGATTTATACGAACCTATACGTTATATCATGAGTTTAGGTGGTAAAAGAATTAGGCCAGTAATGGTTTTAATGGCTACAGAATTATTCACTACAGAAATTCATAAGGCACTTGATGTGGCATTAGCTATAGAAACCTTCCATAATTTTACTTTAGTACATGACGATATCATGGACAATGCGCCCCTACGCAGAGGAAAAATCACAGTTCACGAAAAATGGGGCGTTAATAATGCGATTTTGAGCGGGGATGTGATGATGGTTGAATCAAACAAACACCTATCAAAAGTTGATTTATTAGTTTTAAAACCTGTATTGGATACATTCAACTTAACTGCTCAAGGCGTTTGCGAAGGTCAACAATTAGACATGGAATTTGAACAACGTACAGATGTTAGCATTGATGAATATTTAGAAATGATTCGCCTGAAAACTGCTGTTTTATTGGGTGGTGCTATGAAATTGGGTGCTATTGTTGGTGGGGCAAATTCTGTAGATGCCGATTTATTATACGAATTTGGTGAAAATCTAGGCGTTGCTTTTCAATTACAGGATGACATTTTAGATGTTTATGGTAATCCAGAAACCTTTGGCAAACAGGTTGGTGGCGACATTATAGCCAACAAAAAAACCTTTTTGCATTTAAAAACATTAGCCTTGGCACAGGGTGATGAATCTGATAGCTTAACAAGTACTACTACTGACCAAGATATAAAGGTTAACGAAGTAACCAATCTTTACAACAAATACGAGATTAAGGAACTGGCAACTACCGAAATGGATAGATATCTAGCAAAAGCCAATCAGGCATTAGATAGTTTAGCCGTAGCTGATGAAAAGAAAACTCAATTTAGAGAATTGGTGCAACAGATATTAGAGAGAGAGAGGTAAAGATAAGTTTGGAGTGCGGAGTTTAGAGTCTTGAGAAACTCCCAACTCCCAACTTAAAACTCCCAACTTAAAAAATATTGCATAAAAAAACCAGAACAAATTGTTCTGGTTTTTTTATGTTGTAAATTGAAATTACAATATTATTCTGCTGTTTCAGCATCATCAGCTTTAGCTGCTTTTTTAGCAGGTGCTTTTGCTGCTTTAGGCGCTGCTTCTTTTTTAGCTGCAGGTGCTTTAGCTTCTTTTTCTTCAGTTGCTACTGGTGCAGCTTCTGCTTTTGGAGCAGCTTTAGCTACAACTTTTTTAGGTGCTGCTACTGGAGCTGCATCTTCAACTGTTACAGGTAAAACCGAAACGTAAGATTTGTTATCTTGTTTCTTTTTAAAAGTTACAATACCAGGTACCAAAGCGAATAAAGTATGGTCTTTACCAATACCTACTCCTTTATCTGGATGGTGTTTTGTACCGCGTTGACGAACGATAATGTTACCAGCGATAGCTTCTTGACCACCAAAGATCTTAATACCTAGACGCTTGCTATGCGATTCACGTCCGTTCCTAGAACTACCGGCTCCTTTTTTATGTGCCATTTTATTTTATATTTTTTAAGCTGGGAAACCCAAACTTACAATTAAACAAAAGAATTAACTACAGAGTGATACTCTCAATCTGGATTTTGGTGAAATACTGGCGGTGACCATTTTTCTTTTTGTAACCTTTTCTACGTTTCTTTTTGAAAACGATTACTTTATCACCTTTTAAATGAGACACGATTTTAGCTGTTACCGATGCACCTTTTACTGCAGGAACCCCTACTGTAATTTTACCACCATTATCAACCAACAATACATTGTCAAATTCAATACTAGCGCCTTCATCTCCTTGTAAACGGTGTACAAAAAGGTGCTGGTCTTTTGCAACTTTGAATTGCTGTCCTGCTATATTTACTATTGCGTACATTGTTAAATAATTATTTATTAAATTGTTTATTTTTTTATCGAGGTGCAAATATAGAATAAATACTATTCAAACACAAACAGATAACGAAAATAATTTACGAGGTTGGTTAATGGAGAATGGTGGATGGTTAATAGACATCGAGGTTAATCAAATCTCCCTATCGTTTTGGTAGAAAAATAAGTTTTAGAAGAGCAAGTTTGAAGTTTATAGGAATGTTAGTCCCGCTTTACCTGCCTGCCGGCAGGCAGGCGTTTTACTTGCTTCGCTGCGTGTTCACTTCTCCAGATAGCTATCGGGACGGGTCTAGTTAACAGAGGTTGGTGGTGCTATTTGGGGTTGCAGGATGCAAAAACATTTAATCATTTAATTTTACAAACTATTTAAAAATATGCAACTCAAAAATGCATTTGGATAAATTTAAAAGACTTTTATTAATGTGTTATTTTCCCATATATTTGAGTAGTATGCAATACACGTAAGCAACAGATTTAAACTTGCTAATTCCAAATTAATAAACAGATTAAAAAAATAGTATGGAAATAATCACTCATCTACATCATAT
The sequence above is drawn from the Pedobacter frigiditerrae genome and encodes:
- a CDS encoding arginine decarboxylase; the encoded protein is MQSYSEFLDLSVGFPQEGFDVIDDELYFQDLNLMEMIETYGTPLRFTYLPLVSKKIQQAKLLFQTAIIKNNYRGDYKYCYCTKSSHFRHIVEEALKNGIHLETSSAFDMPMIEALEKKGSLTKDITVICNGFKTYQYKTYIIDMLHDGYKNIIPVLDNKEEFNLYDDEIEMDTPCNLGIRIAAEEQPDSQFYTSRLGVRMEDVIEFYNNKIAGNPNFRVKLLHFFINSGITDSPYYWNELEKYVTLYCKFKKINPELDTLDIGGGMPFKDSLVFDFDYEYMVNEIVKRIKEICAEHDVIEPDIITEFGKYTVAEASGILYKVLGRKQQNDREKWLMLDGSFITNLPDVWALNQKYILLPINNYDAEYERVNLGGITCDGQDYYNQEAHMNSVFMPKTRKVQYLGFFNTGAYQEVLSGYGGIHHCLLPSPKHVIIRRNRDETFNFEVFGEEQNSKQVLKILGYTS
- a CDS encoding 3'-5' exonuclease, translating into MLKEVNLNKVFVIDIETVPLYQFFEEMPEQMQSLWDTKTQLLRKDDKTPSDFYERAGIWAEFGKIICISVGFFHNQKGELHFRVNSYFGHDEADVLKQFNELMAKQPKDQILCAHNGKEFDFPYLCRRMLVNGIDIPVQLQIAGKKPWEILHIDTMELWKFGDYKNYTSLNLLAAIFNIPTPKDDIDGSMVKDVYYQEKDLPRIVTYCQKDVITTAQILLRFKGLPSIPAENITIVPYKA
- a CDS encoding ABC transporter ATP-binding protein, which translates into the protein MLKVKELAISFFNREEKTWSEAVHKVSFNLEKGKVLGIVGESGSGKSVTSFSIMRLHDSKNTEITGEIDFDNISLLNLSDNEIRSYRGNKMAMIFQEPMTSLNPVFTCGSQVQEAIILHQKVDKEKAKAQTIALFKEVQLPRPENIFDSYPHQLSGGQKQRVMIAMALSCNPELLIADEPTTALDVTVQKTILELLLRLKDERNMGLIFISHDLAVISEIADELLVMYKGNIVEQGSAKEIFENPQHPYTKGLLACRPAPQRRLKKLPIVADFLNEDKAVNVQHLLEINSYTNQEIEQRRHKLYTQKPLLQVQNLCTWYPIKKGLFGKTTSYVKAVDDISFDVFPGETLGLVGESGCGKTTLGRSILRLVEPTSGKVIFDGTDLTTLGKADLRKMRKDVQIIFQDPYSSLNPKITVGNAIMEPLQVHQVFKTDKERKAHVLNLLEKVNLNPEHFDRYPHEFSGGQRQRIVIARALALQPKFIICDESVSALDVSVQAQVLNLLRELQQEFGLTYIFISHDLAVVKHISDRMIVMNKGKVEEEGFPEIIYNSPKAEYTKKLIEAIPGKESMVG
- the rnr gene encoding ribonuclease R; this translates as MAKNKNSQFKLVLTQMISDIFEKNKNVALNHKQVAAKLNLSDKAAVDTILEVLTEQTENGLFIRPERGKFRLKEQKVFITGKVDMTADGSAFIVPDDEFEKDIFVAPRKLRNALHGDIVKVHVFGKKTSGRRNEGEIVEIITRAKTDFIGVAKVSERFAFIIPDDRKMLHDIFVPLSDLNGAKNGQKVQVSITDWPEGAKNPIGKIINVLGTQGENDTEMNAILAQYGFPLSFPAEVEKEANAIPETVSEAEINEKGRKDFRDTVTFTIDPADAKDFDDAISFKKLPNGNYEVGVHIADVSHYVKPNSALDKEAYERATSVYLVDRVIPMLPERLSNGVCSLRPNEDKLCFAAVFELDEEANIKSEWFGRTTIHSDRRFSYEEAQEVIETKEGDYAEEILKLNELAYILRDRKFKNGAISFESTEVKFKLDERGKPIGVYVKERKDAHKLIEDFMLLANKKVAEFIAKKGNGKSKYTFVYRSHDSPNLENLNNFATFASRFGYKVNTKTDKDIAKSLNFLMADVEGKKEQNMLTQLAIRSMAKAIYTTKKTSHYGLAFDHYTHFTSPIRRYPDVMVHRLLALYLDGGRSANAEEYETASSHSSAMEKRAADAERASIKYKQAEYLIDNIGSIYTGIISGVTEWGMYVEISENKCEGMIRLRDITDDFYVWDEKNYCIVGQRKHKKYQLGDEVQVRVKKVDLSKRQIDFSLIQD